The stretch of DNA GATCGTCCTGATCCGCTCTTCCTCGAACGCTGGCCAGCTTTACGGCTCGGTCAATGTGCGCGACATCGCGATTGCGCTGGCCGAACAGGGCCACGACATCGACAAGAAGCAGGTCATCATGGGCCACCCGATCAAGACCCTGGGCATGCACGACGTTCGCGTCGACTTGCACCCGGAAGTCTCGGTCACGATCAAGGCCAACGTGGCGCGTTCGGACGATGAAGCCGAACTGCAGCGCCAGGGCGTCGACGTGATGGCTCAGATGTTCGAAGACGACAAGGCAGCCGAAGGCGGCTCGGGCTTCACCGAAGCCGTCGACCCGACGCTTGAGCCCGGCGAAATTCCCGCCGACAT from Erythrobacter mangrovi encodes:
- the rplI gene encoding 50S ribosomal protein L9, producing the protein MDIILLERIEKLGTIGDVVTVKDGYARNFLLPQKKALRANEANKKVFEANRDRLEKENAERRVVAEKAGEKVDGVEIVLIRSSSNAGQLYGSVNVRDIAIALAEQGHDIDKKQVIMGHPIKTLGMHDVRVDLHPEVSVTIKANVARSDDEAELQRQGVDVMAQMFEDDKAAEGGSGFTEAVDPTLEPGEIPADMLEGGDEA